The following are from one region of the Gehongia tenuis genome:
- a CDS encoding glycosyltransferase produces the protein MITISLCMIVRDEEEVLARCLNSVRGIADEIVVVDTGSTDATKDIAWHYTDHVYDFCWVDDFAAARNFAFSKATQEYILWLDADDVIEDPKSWLELKKTLDPKVDMVLARYDLGFDEEGRANFTNFRERLVKRSRNYRWVGRVHEIIPLSGRTIKSDVSVSHRKLSVKDPDRNLHIFEQMMSQGVPMDLRHRYYYGRELFYHGRYEDAIRVLKSFYEADGGWMENRIEACQLLARAWRVLEEPEKALAILFDSFKLDVPRAEICCDIGEHFMDKQAYAMAAFWYELAAGMHFDPEADGFRMPDCYDYIPYMQLCVLWDRLGERAKANVYNEKALAVKPHDPAALHNKAYFESR, from the coding sequence ATGATCACCATCAGTTTGTGCATGATTGTCCGGGACGAGGAGGAGGTGCTGGCTAGATGTCTTAACAGTGTTCGGGGAATCGCCGATGAGATCGTGGTGGTGGACACCGGCTCAACGGATGCCACCAAGGACATCGCCTGGCATTACACCGATCATGTTTACGATTTTTGCTGGGTGGACGACTTTGCCGCCGCACGGAATTTTGCCTTTTCCAAAGCGACTCAGGAATACATCCTTTGGCTGGACGCCGACGATGTGATCGAGGACCCCAAAAGCTGGCTGGAACTCAAAAAAACGCTGGATCCGAAAGTGGATATGGTGCTGGCCCGGTATGATCTCGGCTTTGACGAAGAGGGCAGAGCAAACTTCACCAATTTTCGGGAGCGGCTGGTGAAAAGGAGCCGCAATTACCGGTGGGTGGGAAGAGTGCATGAAATTATCCCCCTTTCCGGACGAACGATCAAAAGCGACGTTTCCGTCAGCCACCGCAAGCTTTCCGTCAAGGATCCTGATCGGAATCTGCATATTTTCGAACAAATGATGAGCCAGGGTGTTCCCATGGATTTGAGGCATCGCTATTATTATGGGCGGGAGCTATTTTATCATGGACGGTATGAGGATGCCATTCGGGTTCTGAAAAGTTTTTATGAGGCGGACGGGGGATGGATGGAGAACCGCATTGAGGCATGCCAGCTTCTGGCGCGGGCATGGCGGGTTCTGGAAGAGCCGGAAAAGGCGCTCGCCATTCTTTTTGACAGTTTCAAGCTGGATGTTCCCCGGGCGGAGATCTGCTGCGATATCGGTGAACACTTTATGGATAAGCAGGCCTATGCCATGGCCGCTTTCTGGTATGAGCTGGCGGCGGGTATGCACTTTGATCCGGAGGCGGACGGATTCCGCATGCCGGACTGTTATGATTATATTCCCTATATGCAGCTGTGCGTTCTGTGGGACCGGCTGGGAGAGCGGGCTAAAGCCAATGTATACAACGAAAAGGCGCTGGCTGTCAAGCCCCATGACCCAGCGGCACTGCACAACAAAGCTTATTTCGAAAGCCGGTAG
- a CDS encoding SH3 domain-containing protein — MGLKKRSLAVALVVAMVFTLFAPLSATTAKAEGGTYRVTASALNVRSGPSTGTSVIGTLTRGREVAVSSISGSWGAISYNGRTGYIHMDYVTSVGSGSSSAPSGSTGVVKASVLNVRSGPSTGYSKIGSLTRNTTVSVLEQSGGWYKISYGSLTGYVSGEYLTISGGSSTPSTPTDPGTVIGTGTVTASALNVRSGPSTGYGVMGTLRKGAAVSVYEQMGGWYKIAYNGGVGYVSGDYLSYSASGGGSTTPPTPTTPDIIGTGTVTASALNVRSGPSTGYRVMGTLRKGAKVSVYDGANGWYKIDYNGSIGYVSGDYLSYSPNGGGSTTPENPNPGEGIGTGVVTAVVLNVRSGAGTGYSKIGSLNKNTAITVTQVLSGWYKIIFNGGVGYVSADYVNYTPNSTGGGSDPELPETGSSTIGSSSRLAGKVIFLDAGHGGSSSGAVYGGVYEKNVNRDITAKVKAALERSGATVIMIREGDSTVDLYPRMSIVNRASLQALLPGRNEKLAALNTQKTPLAEEVEALQAKADQLTDSATAVRVLNQAVAGNADYQRAIDGAVGEMDGLFEVLNGAVTPSSPSASPVSPDNGNSPSSSPSNSPSDNASPSASPSTSPSGDNGSDASPSPSPSATASPLGTPEANPVAYRSSGIQLARLAGTSDSALVTALKEKADEAMALYGLPNALKDTAAYKALYAEAVLDAAKADSRVDNALLTEFEAKVKAMKDTVTAPFTLEVAKNPSGALAEIMVQLTPKKEELTKLDDEITKLTEEIADMNRIIGEYTAHLSGQRTDSQIYGGYTKAILPDLAKTFEWQRELESNYMFVSIHSNAMANGGTTASGTEIYYVSSGTEYASSYFSAYNDSARIRLANLLLDQVSSTMGTNRRYINNGTSLCVLREQNLPSALVEVGYLSNPSDRSKLVNEAYQHKAADGVVKAIFQYYGV, encoded by the coding sequence ATGGGTTTGAAAAAGAGAAGTTTAGCCGTGGCATTGGTGGTGGCAATGGTGTTCACGCTTTTTGCGCCGCTGTCGGCCACGACCGCAAAGGCGGAAGGGGGCACCTACCGTGTGACGGCTTCGGCGCTCAATGTCCGCAGCGGACCTTCCACCGGAACGTCGGTGATCGGGACCTTGACCAGAGGCCGTGAGGTTGCTGTCAGCAGCATCAGCGGTTCCTGGGGCGCGATCAGCTACAACGGACGGACCGGTTACATTCATATGGACTATGTGACCTCCGTGGGCTCGGGTTCTTCATCCGCCCCGAGCGGAAGCACCGGCGTGGTGAAAGCTTCGGTGCTCAACGTCCGCAGCGGACCTTCCACCGGTTACAGCAAGATCGGCTCTCTTACCCGCAACACTACCGTGAGCGTGTTGGAGCAGTCCGGCGGTTGGTATAAGATTTCCTATGGCAGTCTTACGGGCTATGTGAGCGGCGAGTATCTCACCATAAGCGGCGGCTCGTCCACGCCCTCCACGCCCACCGATCCCGGTACGGTCATTGGAACGGGTACGGTGACGGCCTCAGCGCTCAATGTCCGCAGCGGACCTTCCACCGGTTACGGTGTCATGGGTACGCTTCGTAAGGGTGCCGCGGTTTCTGTTTATGAGCAAATGGGTGGATGGTACAAAATCGCTTACAACGGCGGTGTAGGCTATGTGAGCGGCGACTACTTGAGCTACAGCGCCAGCGGCGGCGGTTCCACCACGCCGCCTACGCCCACGACTCCCGATATTATTGGAACGGGTACGGTGACGGCTTCGGCGCTTAACGTCCGCAGCGGGCCTTCCACTGGTTATCGCGTGATGGGCACCCTGCGCAAGGGCGCCAAGGTGTCGGTGTATGATGGCGCCAACGGCTGGTACAAGATTGATTACAATGGCAGCATTGGTTATGTGAGTGGTGATTATCTGAGCTACAGCCCCAACGGTGGCGGCTCCACCACGCCGGAGAATCCCAATCCGGGTGAGGGCATTGGCACCGGTGTTGTGACGGCTGTGGTGCTGAACGTGCGCAGCGGCGCAGGCACCGGTTACAGCAAGATTGGTTCTTTGAACAAGAACACCGCTATCACGGTGACCCAGGTGCTGAGCGGCTGGTATAAGATTATCTTCAACGGCGGTGTGGGTTATGTGTCGGCGGATTATGTGAATTACACGCCCAATTCCACCGGCGGTGGCTCCGATCCGGAGCTACCTGAAACCGGTTCGTCCACCATTGGAAGCAGCAGCCGTCTTGCAGGCAAGGTGATCTTCCTGGATGCCGGTCATGGCGGTTCCTCCTCCGGTGCCGTTTATGGCGGCGTCTATGAAAAGAACGTGAACCGGGATATCACGGCCAAGGTAAAGGCGGCCCTTGAGCGCAGCGGCGCTACGGTCATCATGATCCGTGAAGGGGACAGTACGGTGGATCTTTATCCCCGTATGTCCATTGTGAACCGGGCGAGCCTGCAGGCGCTGCTTCCGGGCCGCAATGAGAAACTTGCAGCGCTGAACACCCAGAAGACGCCTTTGGCGGAGGAAGTGGAAGCGCTGCAGGCGAAAGCCGACCAGCTCACCGATTCGGCCACGGCGGTTCGGGTGCTGAACCAAGCGGTTGCCGGCAATGCCGACTATCAAAGGGCCATCGATGGGGCGGTGGGTGAGATGGACGGACTTTTTGAGGTGCTGAATGGCGCGGTAACGCCATCATCGCCTTCGGCATCACCGGTTTCCCCTGATAACGGAAACTCCCCTTCATCATCTCCGTCGAACAGCCCGTCCGATAATGCCAGTCCTTCGGCTTCCCCTTCAACCTCTCCTTCGGGGGATAATGGCAGCGATGCTTCGCCTTCTCCCAGTCCTTCGGCCACAGCGTCACCTCTCGGGACTCCGGAGGCTAATCCTGTCGCCTACCGCTCCAGCGGGATTCAGCTGGCACGCCTGGCTGGAACCAGCGACAGCGCTTTGGTGACTGCGCTCAAGGAGAAGGCCGATGAGGCCATGGCACTTTATGGCCTGCCCAATGCGCTGAAGGATACGGCGGCCTACAAGGCGCTGTACGCTGAGGCTGTGCTGGACGCGGCTAAGGCCGACAGCAGGGTGGACAACGCTCTATTGACGGAATTTGAGGCCAAGGTAAAGGCTATGAAGGATACGGTGACCGCGCCCTTCACGCTGGAGGTTGCGAAGAACCCCTCCGGTGCACTGGCGGAGATCATGGTCCAGCTCACGCCCAAGAAAGAGGAGCTGACGAAGCTGGATGATGAGATCACCAAGCTGACCGAGGAAATTGCCGACATGAACCGCATCATCGGCGAATACACCGCCCATCTCAGCGGCCAGCGGACGGACAGCCAGATCTATGGCGGGTATACCAAGGCGATCCTTCCCGATCTTGCTAAGACTTTTGAGTGGCAGCGGGAACTGGAGAGCAATTACATGTTTGTCTCCATCCATTCCAATGCCATGGCCAATGGAGGAACCACAGCCAGCGGCACGGAGATTTACTACGTCAGCAGCGGTACGGAGTATGCCAGCAGCTACTTCTCGGCCTACAATGACAGCGCTCGCATCCGGCTGGCCAACCTGTTGCTGGATCAGGTCAGTTCCACCATGGGAACGAACCGGCGCTACATCAACAATGGCACCTCCCTGTGCGTGCTCAGAGAGCAGAATCTGCCCTCGGCACTGGTGGAGGTTGGATACCTCAGCAACCCCAGCGACCGCAGCAAGCTGGTGAACGAAGCATACCAGCACAAGGCCGCGGATGGTGTTGTGAAGGCCATCTTCCAGTATTACGGCGTATAA
- a CDS encoding HAD family hydrolase has product MAYVFWDFDGTLVEHRSFGTSMAEVLDVRLPGHGFTKEHFSPYLQEGFVWQTWEKGHPELDTPKAWWNHHAPYFERAYRVNGFGEAESRLWAEDIPEAYNRPGRFKLFPDSLAALKKLREKGVHTAVVSNFSPGLEVILEDLGLMAYLDFVVNSYDVGYEKPRPEIYREAMNRAKAGPFYMVGDNPRADVRGAERAGIRGILIRKNVAGFKSIPTALEAAEWILNDLSGSGKI; this is encoded by the coding sequence ATGGCGTACGTATTTTGGGATTTTGACGGCACGCTCGTGGAGCATCGAAGCTTTGGCACCTCCATGGCGGAGGTGCTGGATGTACGGCTGCCCGGCCACGGCTTCACCAAGGAACATTTCAGCCCCTATCTTCAGGAGGGCTTTGTCTGGCAGACCTGGGAGAAGGGTCATCCGGAACTTGATACGCCCAAGGCCTGGTGGAATCATCATGCGCCCTATTTTGAACGGGCCTATCGAGTGAATGGCTTTGGCGAAGCGGAAAGCCGTCTTTGGGCGGAGGACATTCCTGAAGCCTACAACCGGCCCGGCCGCTTTAAACTCTTTCCCGACTCCCTGGCCGCTTTGAAGAAACTTAGAGAAAAGGGAGTTCATACGGCGGTGGTGTCCAATTTTTCGCCGGGCCTCGAGGTCATCCTGGAGGATTTGGGTCTCATGGCTTATTTGGATTTTGTGGTCAACTCATACGATGTGGGCTATGAAAAGCCCCGGCCGGAGATCTATCGGGAGGCCATGAATAGGGCGAAAGCGGGTCCCTTCTACATGGTGGGGGATAATCCGAGGGCCGATGTGCGGGGAGCGGAAAGGGCGGGCATTCGGGGAATTCTAATACGGAAGAATGTGGCAGGTTTTAAGAGCATTCCAACCGCCCTGGAGGCTGCGGAATGGATTTTAAATGATTTGTCCGGCAGCGGTAAGATTTAA
- a CDS encoding helix-turn-helix domain-containing protein, translating to MLNENIRAIRKSKGLSQEELAIKLNVVRQTISKWEQGLSVPDSDMLISISEVLETPVSTLLGERIAESKIDDLKVISEKLEVINLQLAQRKAARQKRLHWFFISLCAIIVMAFAVLIALNSLYLGWNYADPETAVVGVGLHAFEWLFVRIAPIILVGAIVGIILTRKKA from the coding sequence ATGCTAAACGAAAATATTAGAGCTATCAGAAAGTCAAAAGGGCTTTCGCAAGAAGAACTTGCCATCAAACTGAATGTGGTGCGACAAACGATCTCTAAATGGGAGCAAGGATTATCAGTCCCTGATTCTGATATGTTGATTTCCATATCGGAAGTGCTGGAAACACCCGTAAGCACTTTGCTTGGAGAAAGGATTGCTGAGTCGAAGATTGATGATCTAAAAGTGATTTCCGAAAAGCTTGAGGTCATAAACTTACAACTCGCACAACGGAAAGCAGCGAGGCAAAAAAGACTTCACTGGTTTTTCATTTCATTGTGTGCGATTATAGTAATGGCTTTTGCGGTCTTAATTGCATTGAACAGTCTTTATTTGGGTTGGAATTATGCCGACCCTGAAACCGCAGTTGTTGGAGTTGGCCTTCATGCATTTGAGTGGCTATTTGTCAGAATAGCTCCAATTATCCTGGTTGGAGCTATCGTTGGAATTATTTTGACACGAAAGAAAGCATAG
- the lysS gene encoding lysine--tRNA ligase, with translation MEENGITQEELSEILRVRRQKLADLRASGMDPYQKTRYDKTHSAKEIVENFEALEGKTVCIAGRLMSRRIMGKASFGHVLDGSGQIQIYVRVDVLGAEAYTFFKKMLDIGDIVGVEGEVFKTNKGEISVKATKVELLSKSLLPLPEKFHGLKDPDLRYRQRYVDLIVNPEVRETFVIRSRIMKLIRNYMDNRGYLEVETPILHTLATGSAAKPFITHHNTLDVDMYLRIETELGLKRLIVGGFEKVYEIGRIFRNEGMDPFHNPEFTTMEFYEAYTDMYGMMELVEGLYETIAKELYGTTEITYQGRTIELKAPWKRMTMKEAVKHYSGFDFDAMSAEEILAEGQKRELEVEAGMSKGQMLPVFFDEYCEDKLIQPTFITDYPIEISPLAKKYSDDPATTRRFELFICGKEMGNAFSELNDPIDQRARFVEQAEKKMAGEGEAQIDEDFVTALEYGMPPTGGMGIGIDRMVMLFTNSYSIRDVLLFPTMKTLNGVNVKNDESSKAAEAVNVKAEPEKIDFSKVEIEPLFQDFVDFETFSKSDFRAVKVLECEAVPKSKKLLKFVLDDGTDEKRTILSGIHEYYEPEELVGRTCIAITNLPPRPMMGIDSCGMLISAVHNEEGAEKLHLLMVDDHIPAGAKLY, from the coding sequence ATGGAAGAGAACGGGATTACGCAGGAGGAATTAAGTGAGATTTTACGGGTCCGGAGACAGAAGTTAGCGGATTTGCGGGCTTCGGGCATGGACCCCTATCAGAAGACCCGCTATGATAAGACGCACAGCGCCAAGGAAATTGTGGAAAACTTCGAAGCGCTGGAAGGTAAGACGGTTTGCATCGCCGGAAGGCTGATGTCCCGAAGAATCATGGGCAAGGCTTCCTTTGGCCATGTGCTGGATGGATCGGGCCAGATTCAAATCTATGTAAGGGTGGACGTCCTTGGTGCGGAGGCCTACACATTTTTCAAGAAGATGCTTGATATCGGTGATATCGTTGGTGTGGAGGGCGAGGTTTTTAAAACCAACAAGGGCGAGATTTCGGTCAAGGCCACAAAGGTGGAGCTTTTGTCCAAGTCCCTTCTGCCGCTGCCAGAGAAGTTTCATGGCCTGAAGGACCCGGACCTGCGTTATCGTCAGCGCTATGTGGATCTCATCGTCAATCCCGAGGTTCGGGAAACCTTTGTGATCCGCTCCAGGATCATGAAGCTGATTCGAAATTATATGGATAACCGCGGCTACTTGGAGGTGGAAACTCCCATACTCCATACGCTGGCTACGGGCTCGGCTGCCAAGCCCTTCATTACCCACCACAATACGCTGGATGTGGATATGTACCTTCGCATTGAGACGGAGCTTGGATTGAAGCGTCTCATTGTGGGCGGTTTTGAGAAGGTCTATGAAATTGGCCGCATCTTCCGAAACGAAGGAATGGATCCCTTTCACAATCCGGAATTCACCACCATGGAGTTTTATGAGGCCTACACCGATATGTATGGCATGATGGAGCTGGTGGAGGGTCTTTATGAGACCATCGCGAAGGAGCTTTATGGTACCACGGAGATCACCTACCAGGGCAGAACCATTGAACTTAAGGCGCCCTGGAAGCGGATGACCATGAAGGAAGCGGTTAAGCATTATTCGGGCTTTGATTTCGATGCCATGTCTGCGGAGGAAATTTTGGCAGAAGGCCAAAAGCGGGAACTTGAAGTGGAAGCGGGTATGAGCAAAGGACAAATGCTGCCTGTTTTCTTTGATGAATATTGTGAGGACAAGCTCATTCAGCCCACCTTCATAACCGATTATCCCATTGAAATTTCGCCTCTTGCCAAGAAGTACAGCGACGATCCAGCCACTACCCGGCGTTTTGAACTGTTCATCTGCGGCAAGGAAATGGGTAACGCTTTCAGTGAACTCAACGATCCCATCGACCAGCGGGCCCGTTTTGTGGAACAGGCGGAGAAGAAGATGGCGGGTGAAGGGGAAGCCCAGATTGACGAAGATTTTGTGACGGCTCTGGAATATGGCATGCCGCCTACGGGCGGTATGGGTATCGGCATTGACCGGATGGTTATGCTTTTTACCAATTCCTATTCCATTCGGGATGTGCTGCTTTTCCCGACGATGAAGACCTTGAATGGTGTAAATGTGAAAAATGATGAGAGTTCTAAGGCAGCTGAGGCTGTTAATGTGAAAGCTGAGCCTGAGAAGATTGATTTTTCCAAAGTGGAGATTGAGCCTTTGTTTCAGGATTTCGTAGATTTTGAGACTTTCAGTAAGTCCGATTTTCGTGCGGTGAAGGTCCTTGAATGTGAGGCCGTACCGAAGTCCAAGAAGCTTTTGAAATTCGTCTTAGACGATGGAACAGACGAAAAGCGGACGATTTTAAGTGGTATTCATGAGTATTATGAGCCGGAGGAGCTGGTTGGCAGGACTTGCATCGCTATCACCAATCTGCCGCCGAGACCAATGATGGGAATTGACTCCTGCGGTATGCTGATCAGTGCAGTGCATAATGAGGAGGGCGCGGAAAAGCTCCATCTTTTGATGGTAGATGACCATATCCCAGCGGGTGCAAAACTTTATTAG
- a CDS encoding MATE family efflux transporter: MEKAKENKMGTAPMLKLLISMSLPSMFSMLVQSLYNIVDSMFVAQVSEDALTAVSLAFPVQTVLMAVAVGTGVGVNSLISRRLGEKNQDAADTAATHGIVLALFSWVLFALFGIFFTRTFFSAFSDNPVIVEMGCQYGYIVTIFSFGMLVQIAIEKILQATGNMIYPMIFILVGAVTNIVLDPILIFGYLGMPAMGVAGAAIATVAGQILAMLLSVYVIFRKDHAVRISFKGFKFSFKTAKQIYAVGLPSIIMQSITSVLTAALNAILAGFSSTAVSVLGVYYKLQSFVFMPVFGLTHGVLPIVGYNYGAKNKKRMTEAFKYGCIIGGCIMLVGNLIFLIFPELLLKIFSASDYMLEIGIPALQIISTCFIPAAVGIMFSTVFQAVGQGGKSLFLSALRQLVVILPVAYGLSKLGLGYVWYAFPIAEVVSLVAGIFLYASLYRKHIKNLQPLETSVAG; encoded by the coding sequence ATGGAAAAAGCAAAAGAGAACAAAATGGGCACCGCCCCAATGCTGAAACTATTGATATCCATGTCACTGCCGTCCATGTTTTCTATGCTGGTGCAGTCCTTGTATAACATCGTAGACAGCATGTTTGTAGCCCAAGTCAGTGAGGACGCCCTTACGGCGGTTTCGCTGGCATTTCCAGTTCAGACCGTTCTTATGGCTGTTGCCGTGGGAACAGGTGTAGGTGTTAACTCCCTGATATCGCGGCGGCTTGGGGAGAAAAATCAAGACGCGGCCGATACTGCAGCTACCCATGGCATAGTATTAGCGTTATTCAGCTGGGTTCTCTTTGCTTTATTCGGTATCTTTTTTACCCGCACTTTTTTCAGCGCCTTCAGCGACAATCCGGTCATTGTGGAAATGGGTTGTCAGTACGGGTATATCGTGACCATCTTCTCCTTTGGCATGCTGGTGCAGATTGCCATTGAGAAAATCCTGCAGGCGACGGGCAACATGATCTATCCCATGATTTTCATCCTGGTGGGTGCCGTAACCAACATCGTCCTGGACCCCATTTTGATCTTTGGTTATCTGGGGATGCCGGCAATGGGCGTTGCGGGCGCGGCTATCGCCACGGTGGCGGGCCAGATTCTTGCTATGCTGCTTAGTGTGTATGTGATCTTCAGGAAGGACCACGCTGTCAGGATCAGCTTTAAAGGCTTCAAATTCAGCTTCAAAACGGCCAAACAGATCTACGCGGTGGGTCTGCCTTCCATCATTATGCAGTCCATCACCTCCGTATTGACGGCGGCGCTCAACGCGATCCTGGCGGGCTTTTCCAGCACGGCGGTATCCGTACTGGGCGTGTATTACAAGCTTCAGTCCTTCGTGTTCATGCCGGTGTTCGGCCTAACCCATGGCGTTTTGCCCATCGTGGGTTACAACTATGGCGCCAAGAACAAGAAGCGTATGACCGAGGCATTCAAGTATGGCTGCATCATCGGCGGGTGCATCATGCTGGTGGGCAATCTCATTTTCCTGATCTTCCCGGAACTGCTGCTGAAGATCTTCAGCGCATCCGATTACATGCTGGAAATTGGCATTCCCGCCCTTCAGATTATCAGCACCTGCTTTATTCCCGCGGCGGTGGGCATCATGTTCTCCACCGTATTCCAGGCAGTGGGTCAGGGCGGCAAGAGCCTGTTCCTGTCCGCGCTGCGTCAGCTGGTTGTGATTCTGCCGGTGGCCTATGGACTGTCCAAGCTGGGTCTTGGCTATGTGTGGTATGCCTTCCCCATTGCGGAGGTGGTTTCGCTGGTGGCGGGGATCTTCCTCTACGCCAGTCTCTATCGCAAGCATATCAAAAATCTGCAGCCGCTGGAAACATCCGTCGCTGGCTAA
- a CDS encoding GNAT family N-acetyltransferase: protein MTARIRWVKPEDAARIREIYAPYVLHTPVTFECSVPSVQEFEERIAHTMERYPYLVFEMDGRVEGYAYASSFHTRQAYQWDAETSIYVNLDMQRGGVGRALYEALLFLLREQGYCNAYACLGLPNEQSERFHRSLGFSSVGIFQRAGFKNGQWHDVLWMEKNLRLCEHPAPPVPADKLEDPIRDEALCRGVNLYLARMKK from the coding sequence ATGACGGCACGAATTCGATGGGTCAAGCCGGAAGACGCGGCGCGCATACGGGAAATTTACGCGCCCTACGTACTGCATACGCCTGTGACATTTGAATGCAGCGTACCCTCCGTGCAGGAATTTGAAGAGCGAATCGCCCATACGATGGAGAGATATCCTTACCTGGTCTTTGAAATGGATGGAAGGGTGGAGGGATATGCCTATGCCTCCAGTTTTCATACCCGTCAGGCCTACCAATGGGATGCGGAGACCTCCATCTACGTGAATTTGGACATGCAACGAGGGGGCGTGGGCCGGGCCCTCTATGAAGCGCTGCTGTTCCTGCTGAGGGAGCAGGGATACTGCAATGCTTATGCCTGCCTTGGACTGCCCAATGAGCAGAGCGAACGCTTTCACCGTTCGCTTGGTTTTTCCAGTGTGGGTATCTTTCAAAGGGCTGGCTTCAAGAACGGTCAGTGGCACGATGTCCTTTGGATGGAGAAAAATCTGCGGCTATGTGAACATCCCGCGCCGCCTGTCCCGGCGGACAAGCTGGAAGACCCTATTCGGGATGAGGCGCTTTGCCGCGGAGTGAACCTGTACCTTGCCAGAATGAAAAAGTAA
- the dusB gene encoding tRNA dihydrouridine synthase DusB yields MRVKDIELDNPFILAPLAGVTDIPFRTLCKRMGTALTVTEMVSAKGMLYGSEATLNLLKTDPSERPRAAQLFGSDPEIVARGVREVRDMGFDWVDINMGCPAPKIVKNGEGSALMKDVRLAAEIVEAAAKAAPVVTVKFRKGWDDANVNGVEFAKAMEQAGAAAVTVHGRTREQQYSGRADWPFIGRVKAALHIPVIGNGDVFSAEDGTAMLKETGCDGVMIARGAMGNPFIFREAVHLWKTGTPMAPPTLEERAGAAREHLRRLVGMKGERIAVREMRKHLCWYLKGVNHVAALRRDVHEAVTVQQMECILDRILEA; encoded by the coding sequence ATGAGAGTGAAAGATATTGAATTGGACAATCCCTTTATTTTGGCTCCGCTGGCCGGCGTGACGGATATTCCCTTCCGCACGCTGTGCAAGAGGATGGGCACTGCGCTGACTGTGACGGAAATGGTGAGCGCCAAGGGGATGCTCTACGGGAGTGAAGCTACGCTGAACCTTCTTAAAACCGACCCCTCGGAAAGACCGAGGGCCGCGCAGCTTTTTGGCAGTGATCCTGAAATTGTGGCCCGTGGCGTTCGGGAAGTGCGGGATATGGGCTTTGATTGGGTGGATATCAATATGGGCTGCCCGGCGCCCAAGATTGTTAAAAACGGCGAGGGCTCGGCGCTGATGAAGGACGTGAGGCTGGCGGCTGAAATCGTGGAGGCAGCGGCCAAGGCGGCGCCGGTGGTGACGGTTAAATTCAGGAAGGGCTGGGATGACGCCAACGTCAACGGCGTGGAATTTGCAAAGGCCATGGAGCAAGCGGGTGCTGCCGCGGTGACTGTTCATGGCAGGACTCGGGAGCAGCAGTACAGCGGCAGGGCCGATTGGCCGTTCATTGGCCGGGTAAAGGCGGCCCTTCATATTCCGGTGATTGGAAATGGCGACGTTTTTTCCGCGGAGGATGGAACGGCCATGCTGAAGGAGACGGGATGCGACGGAGTGATGATCGCAAGGGGAGCCATGGGAAATCCGTTTATCTTTCGGGAAGCGGTCCATCTTTGGAAAACCGGGACGCCGATGGCACCGCCCACGCTGGAGGAGCGGGCGGGCGCGGCTCGGGAACATCTGAGGCGACTGGTCGGCATGAAAGGAGAACGGATCGCGGTGCGGGAAATGCGCAAGCATCTTTGCTGGTACCTGAAAGGCGTAAATCATGTGGCGGCCCTGCGGCGGGATGTTCATGAAGCGGTTACGGTTCAGCAGATGGAATGCATCCTGGATCGTATTTTGGAGGCATAA
- the greA gene encoding transcription elongation factor GreA, with protein MSIQQSPSAKKTVLTPEGVAKMEEKLEYLKTVKRREVAARIKQAIAFGDLSENAEYDEAKNEQAFMEGEIATLENMLRTAQVIDDEDINLDMVGIGTTVRVLDMEFNEECEYTIVGSAEADPLQNKISNESPVGAGLLGHKAGETVDVEVPAGTLQMKILEIRK; from the coding sequence ATGAGTATTCAACAGTCGCCGTCTGCTAAAAAAACGGTGCTTACGCCGGAAGGCGTGGCTAAAATGGAAGAGAAACTGGAGTACTTGAAAACTGTCAAGCGGCGGGAAGTGGCCGCCCGTATCAAACAGGCCATTGCCTTCGGTGATCTGAGCGAGAACGCCGAATACGATGAAGCGAAAAATGAGCAGGCTTTCATGGAAGGCGAAATCGCCACGCTGGAGAACATGCTTAGAACAGCGCAGGTGATCGACGACGAGGATATCAATCTGGACATGGTGGGCATCGGCACCACGGTTCGGGTGCTGGATATGGAATTCAACGAGGAGTGCGAGTATACCATCGTGGGTTCCGCGGAAGCTGATCCGCTGCAGAACAAGATTTCCAACGAATCACCGGTGGGGGCAGGACTTTTGGGCCATAAAGCTGGCGAAACGGTGGATGTTGAGGTGCCGGCCGGCACTCTTCAAATGAAGATTCTGGAGATCCGGAAATAA